Part of the Oscillibacter hominis genome is shown below.
GGAGACAAACTACCACGACGCTTTGCGGGAAATCGGTGGTCGAGCGGGGGATGCAGTGGAGGAAATCTACGATGATCTGCAAAACCACAAAAAACAGCTCCCTTCGATCGACTCGGGTCGGAGAAATCAGCTTGCATAGCAGGTGCGGGGGCTGTATGATGTGTGCAGGATGGCTGGCTCCTTCTGCTCTCACAGCAGCGACTGTATTTCGATGCTGAATCTCTCCGGCAACAATTGGTACGGCGATTGGCGGTATCGCGGGCGGACTGGTGCTGGGTGTAGCTGGTTCCTATGCCGGCTCGTCTTTGGGCGAATGGATTGTTGACATTACGGAAATTGAGGAGTGAAAACGACCGTGAAGGAAAAGAAAATCGCGGCATATAGTCCTGCTCCGGGGGAGTTTTTGTTGATTCCCGGCAGTTTCCGCCAAGAGGAGTCTATTCCACATATGTTAAGCTATTATGGATTCTCTTCTTTTTTTACAGAGGCAAAAATACCAGATGGGGGAACGGAGCAGAATCGTTTTTACAGAGTTGTCCGCCGTACAATTCAATCTGTGTTTGACCGCTGTGCCTTTACAGTGACGGTTCACGATTTCACACGAGGCGCAGTCCATGCATGGAACAATCAACTTTTGCAATTACAGATGCTTGCATCTGTGCAAGGCGGAAAGATAACGAAAGACCATACGCTAAATTGCAATATCTATCGTTTTATTTTCAAAGAGTTTTGCTGTGAATTCTTTGAAAAAATTAGCAAGGTTGTAGATGTAGACTGTCGCTATGAGAGTATTTACGTTACCTATTTAGGGATGGAATTAAACGCTTGTGATGCCAGCGACAGAAAGAAAGAGGGAATGCGTCCCTCCATTCTGTTCTGGATTGATGAAGAACATCCGGTTTTGAGCGTTCAGATGGATTTCGCATATCCGTTGGAAAAACTAACGAATGCCCTTGACAAAGCCTGCCAATGGGAAGGGTGGAAGCTAATCGTCCGAAGCACTGTGGAAAATATCTAAAGTGTTTGGGCGTACCAAAAGGAAAAGGCAACTGCGGCGGTTGATTGGACATGCAGGACAACCCCGGCGGTTTTCTTGCATACATTCTTCTCCTCCAAAATCCGAAACTGAAAATATCTATATTACCCGTGTGAGACAGTTTGCCGCAAGCGACAAAGCGCTTGCGGCAAATTTTTCTTTTTTATAGCAACCCACCCATTCTCTGCAAATGAAGCCTGCCGCGCTGGGCCTTGATCATCAGAGGCCGCCACTAAAAATAGTCCGTTTTTCACATTTAAGCATAGCCGGACACCAATGCTGATACAAAACGTATCTTGATTGGTGTCCGGTTTCTTTTTGTAAAATCCCTCTTTGCAAGAACTGTTATACCAATATTTAATATACCGTTTTCATTCACAAAGTCGAACCATTTCTTTGGATCTGGCAGCCGCAGGGGTCCAGTCCACAGGCGGCGGGAGGGGCATAGCAATATTTTTAAAATAGTTGCACAAACACATGCACTTCTCCCCGGCACGCGTCCAGTATCAGAGGCCTCAAATCCACCGCAGCGGTGATATATTGACCACGGAATAAGAGGAACGTTTCATGACAATCGGCGGAAAAATTCTCGCGGCATTGGAGCCGCTGGGCTATCCTGTGGTGCCAGACCGATACACCGGCAGCGAATCCACATATCTGACCTTCAACTACAGCGCAAACGGCGGACTGTTTGCGGACGACCGGCCCCTTTTTGATCTCTATTTGATCCAGGTGCATCTGTTCGCACCCTTTGGCTGGGACGGCGGCCTTCTGCGCAAGCAAATCAAGCAGCGCCTGTTTGCAGAGGGATTCACGTGGCCTGCGGAAACGGATGTCGGCAACGAGGACTTCTCTGCGGCCTCCCAGGGGCAGCATATCGTGTTTGCCTGTCAAATGGAGGAGTCCACAGAGGAGGAACCGGCCCAATAGAAACCCCTTTCCAACCCGGATGGTGTCTTTGGCAATTCCTAAAACCAAAAATTTCTAACGGAGGTAATTCAATGAGCAAGGTAAAAATGGGCGCAAAGTATCCCAGATTCGCACCGATCAAGAGCGAGGCGGCCAATGCGCTGCCCACCTATGACACGGTCAAGGTGACCATCGGTGAGCTCATCGCCGCCAACATGACGGTGAACCTGGCCAGCGGCGAGCTGTATTCCGACGATGCCCTGAACATCAAGGTATCCGAGTTTTCCAGCGCCACAGTCGCCATGGAAATCGACGGCCTGGAGGATGACGTGGCAAAGGCCCTGTACGGCGCCACGGTGGAGTCCGACGGAGCCCTGGTGACCTACAATGTGGGCGACGTCGCTCCCAATGGAGGCCTGGCCTACTATGTGCAGATGCGCGATAAGGCCGGAAAAGCCTATTTCAAGGGCTACTACTTCCCCAAGGTCCAGGCGGCCATGGGCACCGACAACGCCGCCACCAAGGGAAGTTCCGTCAGCTTCCAGACCGCAAACACCACCTTTACGGTGATGAAGGCGGAAAACGGGGACTGGATGCAGACTGAGCTCCACGATACCGAGGCAGCAGCCAAGGCGTGGGTGGACTCCGTGCTGACCTCCACCGCCCCCGACGTGTAATCCATTCTGGGAGAGGGCAGGCGCCCTCTCCCAATCCATCTGAGGTGAAGGTATGAAAGCAATCAAACTCACGCTGGGCGGGCAAGACTACTATCTCGCGTTCAATGGGGCGGCCATGTTCGCCTTTGAAGACGCGTTCGGCGGCAGCGCCGCCTATCTGGAAAAGGCCGCCGCCATGGGACGGGAGGCCTTTGAGGCAATTTGCGAGGCTGTTGCGATTCTGGCGGAGCAGGGCGAGCTGGCCCGACGCGCCATGGGCTATGACCAGGGCCCCATCCCCGACCGGGAGCTGTTGATGGCCTGCACAATGCCGTCGGACATGATCCGTCTGCGGCAGGCCGTGCTCAACGCCATTGTGACCGGATACGGACGCCAGGTGGAGAGCCAGGAGGACGTGGATCTTGGCCTTGTGGAGTTGGAGCAAAAAAAAACGAAAAGCTGACCCCGGCGCAGTACCTGCGCATGGGGTCAGCTTTGGGGTATAGTGCCCGGGAGACTATGGGGATGCCTCCAGGTTTGCTTTTTGACCTGTGGGAGCTGCTGGTGCGGGAACGGTCAAGTGACTGACCGGCCCTAAGCCCTGTTGAAGCGGAGCTGCGCCGATCAGGCCCTGATGGTTCCTGTTTTTATCATTTATATCTATATAAAGGGGTGAAGCGAATGGCAGCCAAAGTGATTTCACTTGCCATTGAGGGCGAGCGGGAATATCTGCAGTCCATTTCCCAAATCAACAGCGCTCTGGACGCGCTGAAAGCCCAGCTTGCTCAGGTGGAGGATCAAGTCCTCAGCAGCGCCGACAGCATAGAGGCCCTGTCTGCAAAAAACGACCTTTTACTGAGCATCCAGACGGAGCTGCAAAAGAAGTTGGAGGCAAGCCGGAAGGCCCTGGAGCGTGCCCAGGCGGCCCAGCAGAAATACATGGACAGCGCCTCGGCGCTGGGCGCAGAGGTCGCCTCCGCCGAAAAGCGCCTTGACGGGCTCAAAACCAGCACCACCGGCCTTTCAGCGGAGCAGTCGTTGCTGAATGAAGCGCTGAGACGCTACCGCGAGGCGCAAGCCGATGCCCAGGCGTATCAGGATGCCGCCCAAAAAGGCGTGGAGCGCTGGCAGGACACGGTCAGCGGCGCCCAGAAGGACTTAGAGCGGCTGAATGTCCAGTTGGCGGACAACGCAACGCGCTTGGAGGAGGCGAAAAAATCCGCCGACAAGCATGCAACAGCCACGAGTCAATACGCAAAACAATCCAAGGAAGCCGCCCGTGAAGCGGATGCCTCCGCAGACGCCATCGGCACACTGGCGTCCGCCCTCAAGGACGCCGGCATCCCCGAGGGCCTGGAACAGATCAAAGCGGCGCTTCAAGCCTGCGTGGATGCCTCTGTCTCCTTTGAAAGCGCCATGGCCGACGTATCCGGCTCGGTGGGAGGCACAGACGCACAACTGAAGGACCTCTCGGACGGCATCAAGCAAATGTCCACCGAAATGCCGGCCTCGGCTGAGGAAATTGCAGCGCTTGCCCAAACTGCCGGACAGTTGGGCATTGCCGCGGAGGATGTGCTGGACTTTTCCCGGGTGATGCTGGGTTTGGGGGAATGCACCGACATGAGTGCGGAGGAAGCCACCTCCGCCTTCGCAAAGCTCTCTGCCATGACCGGCACTTCGGCGGCGGACTATGAGCGCCTGGGCTCCGTCATTGTGGAGCTGGACAACCACTTTGCCGCCACAGGACAGGAAATCATCCAGCTTGCCGCAGAGTTTGCCGCCGCCGGCGTACAGGCGGGACTTACAGAGCCGGAGATCATGGCCCTGGCCGCCGCCATGGCCAGCGTGGCTGCCGAGTCGGGAACAGGAGGGGCCGCTCTGAACGAAGCCCTAACCGCCATGGAATCCGCGGTTTCCTCCGGCGGCGCCGCTTTGGAAACCTTCGCCCGGGTCTCGGGGCTCTCTGCAGCCGAGTTTTCAGCGGCCTTTCAGGACAACGCCGTCACGGCCATCCAGGCCTTTTTCTCCGGGCTGGGAGAACTGGAGAAACAGGGTCAAAGTGCCGCAACGGTGCTGGAGGAGCTGGGGCTTTCCTCCGCCGATCAGGCAGGCCTGCTTACCTCCCTGGCCACGTCGTCGGACAACCTCAGCAGCGCGCTGGCCCTCTCCGGCCAGGCCTGGAAAGAGAACACAGCTTTAAGCGATGAGGCCGGCATACACTATGAGACCACCGAGGGCAAGCTTGCAATGTGCGAAAACGCCCTCACCAATGTCAAGGCAGCCATAGGAGACGTCCTGGCTCCGGCGCTCCAGGACGCCGCAAGCTTTGGAACCGAAGCCTTCTCCTGGGCGGCGGACTTCATCGAGCAGAATCCCTGGCTGATAGAAGCGCTGACCGGCGTGGCCGCCGCGGTGGGCACCCTTGTGACCGGCGTCACCGCACTTGGGGCAGTAAACACCGTGCTCTCCGCCATCGGTTCGTCCCTATCGGTCCTGGCGGGGACGGCCATGCCCATCGTAGGCATCGTATCCGCGTTTGTTGGGCTGGCCGCCGCCATCGGAACCGCGGCGGCATCAGCCTCAAGCGCGGTACCGTCCGTCCAAGAGCTGACAACCGCCGCTCAGGCCTCAGCCGATGCCATGGCCGGAGCAAAGGACCGCTACAGCGACACCCTGGCCGCCACGGAGGCGGCCGCCAACGTGGCGGACACGTATATAGATAAATTGGAATCCATGAAGGCCGCCGGGCTCCAGACGGACGAGCAGGCCAAGGAATACCACGACACCCTGGCCACGCTGTGCCAGGTGGTGCCGGAGCTGGCCTCCTCCATCGACCTGGAGACCGATTCCATCAAGGGCGGGACGGAGGCCCTGCGGGACAACGTAGATGCCTGGAAAGCCAACGCCGAGCAGCAGGCCTATCAGGACTACTACAACTCCCTCTATGCAAATTACTCCGCCGTTCTGATCGAAGCGGAAAAAAACAGCATCAAGCTTAGCGAAGCCCAGGCTGCGGCCGATGTGGCTGCCGCTGGGATGGATTCCTCCTATGAAAAGCTTCTGGCCACCCTGGGGATGACCGACGAGCAGTTCAGAAGCACGTACAACACGGTGGAGGACATCCCTTATCGGTCCGTTTCAGAGGATGTGGCGAACCTGCGCGGCCAGTACCTCTCCTTTAAGGGACAGCTGGAGGACAGTAATGCATCTGTGGTCAGCTTTCAGTCCGCCATCGAGGAAAATGAAGAAGCCGTCGCCGATGCGGAGGCAGAACTGGAGCTGGCTGAACAGGCGCTGGCCAACCTATCCGGAACTGCGGAAAGCGGCGGAGATCAGATACAGTCGCTAACCGCGGCCCAGGACACGCTGACCGCGGCCCTTCAGGAGCAGGAGGACCAGGGCCAGCTCAGCGCGGCAACCACGCAGAAGCTGATTGACGCCGGGTATGAGTCTGCGCTTGTCATAGACCAGGAGACAGGCGCAGTTCATTTGAACAAGGAAGCGTTCATCCAGGCCGCAAGGGCTAAGATCGATGAACGGATTGAAACCCTGCAGACAAAAAAGGCCAGCGTGGAGGCAAGGATCGCGCTGATAGAGGAAGCGCGGGCGGCAAACGACGCTGCCATCGCCCACTACAATAAGGCGAAGGCCGTCCGAAACAGCAAGCGAGAATCCAGGGACGGCCTTGAAGCTTCCGTTTCCGCCTATGACAAAGAGATAGCAGCCCTGCAGCAGTCCAAGAAGAATCTTGACAGCTATGCCACCGCTTCTTCTGGAGCCGCCAAAACCTCCGCATCCACCTCCAAAAAAATCCAGACCCAGGCGGAGAAGGACTTGGCCAAATTCAAAGAGCTGCGCTCCACCCTGGATCACGCTCTTGCCATGGGCGAGATCACGGAGGAGGAGTACTATAAGGCTCTCGAGGGCTACCGGGACCAGTACCTGACCGATAGAGGCAACCTCTCTGAGTATCGGAAAATCAACGAGGAACTCTACAAGTATGATCAGAAGCTGGCGGAGGATGAAAAGAAGCTCTGGGCGGAACAGACGGGCGCCCTGGTCAGCGAGTTGGAAAGCCGCTTTGACGCCATCATGGACAAGCAGAGTGATATGGCGAAAAAGCTGGCCGGGTACGGCGACCTGTTTACCGTCGAGGGCGATAAAATGTCCCTCGAGAGCATCCAGCGCCAGACCGACGCCATCCGGGACTACGGCGATACCCTACGGCAGCTGAAGGACAGCGGCGTTACAGGCGATCTTCTTGGCGAGATTACCCGCATGGATGTGGACGACGCCACGCAGTACGGCAACTTGCTGCTGGGCATGTCGGAGGACGACCTGGCGGCCTATATTGAAGCCTGGGACGAGAAGCAAACTGAGGCAAAACGGATTGCGGAGGAGTTCTACAGCGACGAACTGAAGACCCTGGAAACAGAGTTCAAGGATAAACTGGACGGCGCGCTCGACCCCGCACTCTTATCAGCCTTTGCAAACGGCCAGGAAATCGACCAGGCAATTATCGACGGGCTGAGCGACAAGGAGGCGGAGATTTATGAAAAGGTCTCCGGCAATGCAAGAGAGATGGAACGCATCCTTTCCTCCGCCGCCTTCAGCGCGGATATCGTGGACGGCTCCCACGCGGCAGGGCTGCCCTATGTGCCCTTTGACGGCTATCTTGCTCAGCTGCATCAGGGTGAGCGGGTGCTGACAAAAGAAGCGGCCCAAGCCTACATCACCCGCTCCATGCCTAAAAATTTCAGCATTCCCGCGTCGAACCATCAGCAGGACGTGAGTTCCCTGCTTACCCAGGCGGTGAACGCCATTTCTATGAACCAAGGAACTGTGGCCAGCGGAGACTTGATTGTTGAGATCCCGGTGGATGGAGAAAAGTTCTACCGGGCCACCATCAGGGATTTCCGCAGGGTCAGCCGAGCCAATCCGGAGGTGCGCGCATGACACAGCTTATTTTGAACGGGCTCTATCTGCCGGAAACCAGCAAGGACAAATATCAATGCCACCCCAGCGAACTGTCCGTCTCCCTGGACATGATCTCCGGGCGGCGGATCAAGGAGATCAGAGGCTGCGTTCAGGTGATCACCTATTCCTACGACTATCTGGGAAACGACCTGTGCCGCCAGGTTCTCTTGGTGCTGCGGTCCGGCAAGCCCTTCCCCGTGACCTATCTGCCGGATGACTCCGACACCATGCAGACCGGCACGTTCCTGCTGGAAAGCCTGACGCCGCCCACCTTTGCTTTCTCCAAAGGCGGAACGGGGCTCTGGCACAATCTGTCCTTTACCCTGCGGGAGGTGAGGCCCCATGATTGAGTCGT
Proteins encoded:
- a CDS encoding major tail protein, which codes for MSKVKMGAKYPRFAPIKSEAANALPTYDTVKVTIGELIAANMTVNLASGELYSDDALNIKVSEFSSATVAMEIDGLEDDVAKALYGATVESDGALVTYNVGDVAPNGGLAYYVQMRDKAGKAYFKGYYFPKVQAAMGTDNAATKGSSVSFQTANTTFTVMKAENGDWMQTELHDTEAAAKAWVDSVLTSTAPDV
- a CDS encoding phage tail tape measure protein, whose protein sequence is MAAKVISLAIEGEREYLQSISQINSALDALKAQLAQVEDQVLSSADSIEALSAKNDLLLSIQTELQKKLEASRKALERAQAAQQKYMDSASALGAEVASAEKRLDGLKTSTTGLSAEQSLLNEALRRYREAQADAQAYQDAAQKGVERWQDTVSGAQKDLERLNVQLADNATRLEEAKKSADKHATATSQYAKQSKEAAREADASADAIGTLASALKDAGIPEGLEQIKAALQACVDASVSFESAMADVSGSVGGTDAQLKDLSDGIKQMSTEMPASAEEIAALAQTAGQLGIAAEDVLDFSRVMLGLGECTDMSAEEATSAFAKLSAMTGTSAADYERLGSVIVELDNHFAATGQEIIQLAAEFAAAGVQAGLTEPEIMALAAAMASVAAESGTGGAALNEALTAMESAVSSGGAALETFARVSGLSAAEFSAAFQDNAVTAIQAFFSGLGELEKQGQSAATVLEELGLSSADQAGLLTSLATSSDNLSSALALSGQAWKENTALSDEAGIHYETTEGKLAMCENALTNVKAAIGDVLAPALQDAASFGTEAFSWAADFIEQNPWLIEALTGVAAAVGTLVTGVTALGAVNTVLSAIGSSLSVLAGTAMPIVGIVSAFVGLAAAIGTAAASASSAVPSVQELTTAAQASADAMAGAKDRYSDTLAATEAAANVADTYIDKLESMKAAGLQTDEQAKEYHDTLATLCQVVPELASSIDLETDSIKGGTEALRDNVDAWKANAEQQAYQDYYNSLYANYSAVLIEAEKNSIKLSEAQAAADVAAAGMDSSYEKLLATLGMTDEQFRSTYNTVEDIPYRSVSEDVANLRGQYLSFKGQLEDSNASVVSFQSAIEENEEAVADAEAELELAEQALANLSGTAESGGDQIQSLTAAQDTLTAALQEQEDQGQLSAATTQKLIDAGYESALVIDQETGAVHLNKEAFIQAARAKIDERIETLQTKKASVEARIALIEEARAANDAAIAHYNKAKAVRNSKRESRDGLEASVSAYDKEIAALQQSKKNLDSYATASSGAAKTSASTSKKIQTQAEKDLAKFKELRSTLDHALAMGEITEEEYYKALEGYRDQYLTDRGNLSEYRKINEELYKYDQKLAEDEKKLWAEQTGALVSELESRFDAIMDKQSDMAKKLAGYGDLFTVEGDKMSLESIQRQTDAIRDYGDTLRQLKDSGVTGDLLGEITRMDVDDATQYGNLLLGMSEDDLAAYIEAWDEKQTEAKRIAEEFYSDELKTLETEFKDKLDGALDPALLSAFANGQEIDQAIIDGLSDKEAEIYEKVSGNAREMERILSSAAFSADIVDGSHAAGLPYVPFDGYLAQLHQGERVLTKEAAQAYITRSMPKNFSIPASNHQQDVSSLLTQAVNAISMNQGTVASGDLIVEIPVDGEKFYRATIRDFRRVSRANPEVRA